One genomic window of Cricetulus griseus strain 17A/GY chromosome 3, alternate assembly CriGri-PICRH-1.0, whole genome shotgun sequence includes the following:
- the LOC100770545 gene encoding tetraspanin-7-like: protein METKFVVICLKTLLLTYSFAFWVTGVILLAFGVWGKLNLGIYLSLIARHYADIPSVLIVTGTMIVSFGLFGCVAACLGNPYMLKLYSLFLSLIFLVELLVSISGLLFHRGIKASFLNIYTNAVQNYNGNDDKSQAVDQVQYSLICCGVKNYTDWKTSPYFMDHGIPRSCCKDESDCNSQDLHNLTVAATKVNQRGCYGLMMSFLEANMGTIIGVLFVVTFSQVIGLRLSCCLSRFIVAHQREMV from the coding sequence ATGGAGACCAAATTTGTGGTAATCTGTCTCAAAACCCTTCTCCTCACATACTCCTTTGCCTTTTGGGTCACTGGAGTGATTCTGTTGGCTTTTGGAGTCTGGGGAAAACTTAACCTGGGTATCTATTTATCTCTTATTGCCAGGCACTACGCAGATATTCCCTCTGTGCTTATTGTAACTGGCACCATGATTGTCAGTTTTGGTCTATTTGGATGTGTTGCTGCATGCCTAGGTAACCCGTACATGTTGAAGCTATATTCTTTGTTTCTGTCACTGATTTTCCTGGTTGAGCTTCTTGTTAGCATTTCAGGGCTTCTGTTTCATCGTGGGATCAAGGCAAGCTTCCTGAACATTTACACCAATGCAGTGCAAAATTATAATGGCAATGATGACAAGAGCCAGGCTGTGGACCAGGTGCAGTATAGCCTGATCTGCTGTGGTGTGAAGAACTACACCGACTGGAAAACCAGCCCCTACTTCATGGATCATGGGATCCCTCGAAGTTGCTGTAAGGATGAAAGCGATTGTAACTCCCAGGATCTACACAACCTGACTGTAGCTGCCACCAAGGTTAACCAGAGGGGCTGCTATGGTCTGATGATGAGTTTCTTGGAGGCAAACATGGGGACCATCATTGGAGTGCTCTTTGTAGTCACATTCTCTCAGGTGATTGGCCTGAGACTGTCCTGCTGTTTGTCCCGGTTCATCGTGGCCCATCAACGTGAGATGGTATGA